From the Gasterosteus aculeatus chromosome 13, fGasAcu3.hap1.1, whole genome shotgun sequence genome, one window contains:
- the ier3 gene encoding radiation-inducible immediate-early gene IEX-1, producing the protein MYSRSNSVTLTVPRESFGFPAGSTRSTEPEVFTFERASAQATAVLSYVPIRPRKRCARVMYPAKVRMHLPPPERSAAKRWLLVLCLVVLWQIYTEEPCGSDPLAAAGGADGPVSVSDFQSYTCPQQSAEEPPRAELGPGPGLLSAAPAV; encoded by the coding sequence ATGTACTCCCGATCCAACAGCGTGACTCTGACGGTGCCGCGGGAGAGCTTCGGCTTCCCCGCGGGCTCCACCCGCAGCACGGAGCCCGAGGTCTTCACCTTCGAGCGGGCGTCCGCTCAGGCCACCGCCGTGCTGTCCTACGTGCCCATCCGGCCCAGGAAGCGCTGCGCCCGCGTGATGTACCCGGCCAAAGTGCGCATGCACCTCCCGCCGCCGGAGAGGAGCGCCGCCAAGCGCTGGCTGCTGGTGCTGTGCCTGGTGGTGCTGTGGCAGATCTACACGGAGGAGCCCTGCGGCTCCGACCCGCTGGCAGCGGCCGGCGGCGCCGACGGCCCGGTGTCGGTCAGCGACTTCCAGAGCTACACCTGCCCCCAGCAGTCCGCGGAGGAGCCGCCGCGGGCGGAGCTGGGGCCCGGACCCGGGCTCCTCTCCGCCGCGCCGGCGGTCTGA